A single Coraliomargarita sinensis DNA region contains:
- a CDS encoding substrate-binding domain-containing protein has protein sequence MYRIKILLYEMDERLHSPEAEIQLGLQQSGYRAEFAPKSLKDLNLDPERIASFVKEISCDAWIVIAGPKDVLSWFAEQPFPTLAIFGNLPKGPISGIGPCHLNALKECLEKLIILGHEKISIFSRKERRPPNPGVPERQLLQTLEENGLPITEQTFPEWEESLSGFRASLQSLFATSRPSAVIFQEPELVMAAQQFLYQQGMKIPEHVSVFCTDYDPRFEWSVPAIAHSKWDFREVVSAAVKWAGNVSNGKPETSKNILDAKFIAGETIGPPPMAKWTRETAGKVW, from the coding sequence GTGTATAGGATCAAAATCCTGCTCTACGAAATGGACGAACGCTTACACTCGCCTGAAGCGGAGATCCAACTTGGCCTGCAGCAATCAGGATATCGCGCGGAATTCGCCCCCAAGTCTCTAAAAGACCTGAACTTGGATCCCGAAAGAATCGCAAGTTTCGTCAAAGAGATTTCATGCGATGCCTGGATCGTTATCGCGGGCCCAAAGGACGTCCTGAGCTGGTTTGCGGAGCAACCCTTTCCCACCCTGGCGATTTTCGGAAACCTTCCCAAAGGACCGATCTCGGGCATTGGTCCCTGCCACCTCAACGCGTTAAAGGAATGCCTGGAGAAACTTATTATTTTGGGTCATGAGAAGATAAGCATATTTTCACGCAAAGAACGCCGTCCCCCGAATCCAGGCGTCCCCGAGCGCCAACTACTCCAAACACTTGAAGAAAATGGATTACCCATTACCGAACAGACCTTCCCGGAATGGGAAGAAAGCTTAAGCGGTTTCAGGGCGAGCCTTCAGTCTCTTTTCGCGACATCACGGCCAAGTGCAGTCATCTTCCAGGAACCTGAGTTGGTCATGGCGGCACAACAGTTTCTCTACCAGCAGGGCATGAAAATACCCGAGCACGTTTCCGTATTTTGCACCGATTATGACCCTCGCTTCGAATGGTCGGTGCCGGCCATCGCCCACTCAAAATGGGATTTTAGAGAAGTCGTCAGCGCGGCCGTCAAATGGGCCGGAAATGTCTCCAACGGTAAACCCGAAACTTCAAAGAATATCCTGGACGCTAAATTTATTGCCGGGGAAACCATCGGCCCACCTCCTATGGCTAAATGGACTCGGGAAACCGCTGGTAAGGTCTGGTAA
- a CDS encoding DUF6288 domain-containing protein, translating to MRRFSLPLILTLACASLATASESYYSEPALFSKRPSDSKSLVTIDRFGPVGMSVELIQPAFTMRVGTIEEGSPAAATGKLKKGQIIESINGETLKDIDPRIQLAQMITKAEASDGKLRFAIQGEAEPVVVQLPILGAYSETWPLNCPKSDKIVRNMADYLASPDANRGISDIGMIFLLSTGNEKDLEVVGEWARKMKPSQYAWYLGFAGIPLCEYYLRTGDKEVLPTIQEAVDKAVAGQYLDGWAGRGGVPRVTYGYGHLNAAGTGVVTFLMLAKECGADVPNHTLLGALRHFYRYAGRGSNPYGDNRPEMGFVDNGKNGNLAFAMQAAAALTPNGEDSVYAKARDVAAMTAFYTTTFMLHGHTGGGIGEIWRSASMGLLREKKPKQYRDFMDKRLFHYELSRRFDGSFGILGGGGYDDPKWGAAYGWAYTVPRQQLRIFGAPPTKYSKSYKLPEQIWGNEADNTFLSLEAVPNAGGEQQDLSDETLAEDSSMQFLRRIHGKSVSDDIIRRYVHHQDAVIRLTAATKALGVNRGYIGWREPGGKARPELMMEFLHSESPRVRRAMFNAIAESLKEEQQMKLLTPEVFDLAIQAIEDPKESWWVKDAALHVVSYGMPDQVVPHVDLLLAYLDAEDWWLQNAAMKALIPVVADERCYEKVLPRLGEVIRTNQRAALTLGLMKPIRDKIKLATPKVHELAVETLRESYTGYAGEPTAPGGLDVSRTVDAHLEYIANSLADVPGGMDALFEIAQARYPNKPLPYKELFLNADPELFGPKLKQAITPIINEELIPEFVGKNREKLRELARLEVQNFRCGGPGEHIDELVALHERAGTDAYNWTTFADFKTSDWHYHTFNPIPSEQVPFDRLICRYREITMPEGMEQWFAPDFDPAEAGWKIGQAPFGNYNDEIPKGPVSKCDKDGIGPCLGPYCFGDTPVNTLWDKEVLLLRKTVQLPPLKDGHRYRLRVNQLAHVGNGNGFGVYVNGKLLIEMEKGLGRGMGEKPYGAYITKEWLDEFSKDEVTIAVKSFLRYNDKYKAKPTERVPQGRISVHIEEQKLPPMGDDLVYQSARVVPMMTSDWMRARYEESEELDLDSLLFVWDGQLEKNPQLPGKWNLVTEVDSVDAFDPSAKHGNVRRPIFKTGTFNADGTTDKPILIWSGEWLMDLDDYQALRTKTKTIDGAEYLFVESGNFNRRDKHGTEVMWQVFSR from the coding sequence ATGCGTCGATTCTCTCTCCCCCTGATACTTACTCTGGCCTGCGCCTCCCTCGCTACCGCGTCGGAGTCCTACTACAGCGAACCCGCCCTCTTCTCCAAGCGCCCCAGCGACAGCAAGTCGCTGGTGACCATCGACCGCTTCGGTCCGGTGGGCATGAGCGTGGAATTGATCCAGCCAGCCTTTACCATGCGTGTCGGCACAATCGAGGAAGGCTCCCCCGCGGCCGCCACCGGCAAGCTGAAGAAGGGCCAGATCATCGAGTCGATCAACGGCGAGACTCTTAAGGACATCGACCCCCGCATTCAACTCGCGCAAATGATCACCAAGGCCGAGGCCAGCGACGGCAAGCTCCGTTTCGCGATACAGGGCGAAGCCGAACCCGTGGTCGTGCAGCTCCCGATCCTGGGTGCCTACAGCGAGACCTGGCCGCTCAACTGCCCAAAATCCGACAAAATTGTCCGCAACATGGCCGATTATCTGGCCAGCCCGGACGCCAATCGGGGCATCTCGGACATCGGCATGATCTTTCTTCTCTCCACCGGCAACGAGAAGGATCTCGAAGTGGTGGGCGAATGGGCCCGCAAAATGAAGCCGAGCCAGTACGCCTGGTACCTTGGTTTTGCCGGCATCCCCCTCTGCGAATACTACCTGCGCACCGGCGACAAAGAAGTGCTGCCGACGATCCAGGAAGCCGTGGATAAGGCAGTCGCGGGACAATATCTCGACGGCTGGGCCGGACGCGGCGGCGTACCGCGGGTCACTTACGGCTACGGCCACCTGAATGCGGCCGGCACCGGGGTGGTTACCTTTCTCATGCTGGCCAAGGAGTGCGGTGCCGATGTGCCGAATCACACTTTACTTGGAGCCTTGCGCCACTTCTACCGCTATGCCGGGCGCGGCTCCAATCCCTACGGCGACAACCGTCCCGAGATGGGCTTCGTGGACAACGGCAAGAACGGGAATCTGGCCTTTGCCATGCAGGCCGCGGCGGCACTGACACCGAACGGCGAGGATTCGGTCTATGCCAAGGCACGGGATGTCGCCGCCATGACCGCCTTCTACACCACCACCTTCATGCTCCACGGCCACACCGGCGGGGGCATCGGCGAGATCTGGCGCAGCGCTTCCATGGGACTCCTGCGCGAGAAAAAGCCAAAGCAATACCGCGATTTCATGGACAAGCGGCTGTTCCACTACGAACTGTCCCGCCGCTTTGACGGGTCCTTCGGCATCCTCGGTGGAGGTGGCTACGACGACCCCAAGTGGGGGGCCGCCTACGGCTGGGCCTACACCGTGCCGCGCCAGCAGTTGAGAATTTTCGGCGCACCGCCGACCAAGTATTCCAAGTCCTACAAGCTCCCCGAGCAAATTTGGGGCAATGAGGCCGACAACACCTTTCTCTCGCTCGAAGCCGTACCGAACGCCGGAGGCGAGCAGCAGGACCTGAGCGACGAGACACTGGCCGAAGACTCCAGCATGCAATTCCTCCGCCGTATCCACGGAAAATCAGTCAGCGACGACATAATCCGTCGCTACGTGCACCATCAGGATGCCGTCATTCGCCTGACTGCAGCGACCAAGGCGCTCGGCGTGAACCGCGGCTACATCGGCTGGCGCGAGCCGGGCGGGAAAGCACGCCCCGAGTTGATGATGGAGTTTCTCCACTCCGAATCGCCACGTGTCCGACGCGCCATGTTCAATGCGATCGCAGAAAGCCTGAAAGAGGAGCAGCAGATGAAGCTGCTGACACCGGAGGTATTCGACTTGGCGATCCAAGCGATCGAAGACCCGAAAGAGTCTTGGTGGGTCAAGGATGCGGCGCTGCATGTGGTCAGCTACGGCATGCCCGATCAGGTCGTCCCTCACGTGGACCTACTGCTCGCCTACCTGGACGCCGAAGACTGGTGGCTGCAAAATGCGGCCATGAAGGCTTTGATCCCAGTCGTTGCTGACGAGCGCTGCTACGAGAAGGTATTGCCCCGCCTCGGCGAAGTCATCCGGACCAACCAGCGCGCGGCTCTAACTCTCGGCCTGATGAAGCCAATCCGTGACAAGATCAAACTGGCGACCCCGAAGGTGCACGAACTGGCGGTCGAAACCCTGAGGGAAAGTTATACCGGATATGCCGGAGAGCCAACAGCTCCCGGCGGTCTCGATGTTTCCAGAACAGTGGATGCCCACTTGGAGTACATCGCCAACTCTCTGGCGGACGTTCCGGGAGGGATGGACGCCCTCTTTGAAATTGCCCAGGCGCGCTACCCCAACAAGCCTTTGCCCTACAAGGAATTGTTCCTCAACGCCGATCCCGAACTCTTCGGACCGAAGCTGAAGCAGGCCATTACGCCGATTATCAACGAAGAATTGATCCCCGAATTTGTCGGTAAAAACCGCGAAAAGTTAAGAGAACTGGCTCGCCTCGAGGTGCAGAATTTCCGCTGTGGCGGCCCCGGAGAACACATTGACGAACTGGTTGCGCTCCACGAGCGCGCCGGAACGGACGCCTACAACTGGACCACCTTCGCCGACTTCAAGACCAGTGATTGGCACTACCACACTTTCAATCCGATTCCGTCGGAACAGGTGCCTTTCGACCGACTCATTTGCCGCTACCGAGAGATCACCATGCCGGAGGGCATGGAGCAATGGTTCGCCCCCGATTTTGATCCGGCCGAGGCGGGCTGGAAAATCGGCCAAGCACCTTTTGGGAACTATAACGACGAAATCCCTAAAGGGCCCGTGTCCAAGTGCGACAAGGACGGGATCGGCCCCTGCCTCGGGCCCTATTGCTTCGGAGATACCCCCGTCAATACGCTCTGGGACAAGGAAGTCCTGTTGCTACGTAAGACCGTCCAACTGCCTCCTCTAAAGGACGGGCACCGCTACCGTCTCCGGGTCAACCAACTGGCCCACGTGGGTAACGGCAACGGCTTCGGCGTCTACGTTAACGGTAAACTGCTGATCGAAATGGAAAAGGGTCTCGGACGCGGTATGGGCGAGAAACCCTACGGGGCCTACATCACGAAGGAGTGGCTTGATGAGTTCAGCAAGGACGAAGTCACGATCGCAGTGAAGAGCTTCCTCCGCTACAACGACAAGTATAAGGCCAAACCAACGGAGCGCGTCCCCCAGGGCCGGATCAGCGTGCACATAGAGGAGCAGAAGCTTCCCCCGATGGGCGATGATCTTGTCTACCAATCAGCCAGGGTGGTTCCCATGATGACCTCCGACTGGATGCGCGCCAGATACGAGGAAAGCGAAGAACTTGACCTGGACAGCCTGCTCTTTGTCTGGGACGGCCAGCTCGAAAAAAACCCGCAATTACCCGGCAAGTGGAACTTGGTCACCGAGGTCGATTCGGTGGATGCATTCGACCCGTCGGCCAAGCACGGCAATGTTCGACGCCCGATATTCAAAACAGGCACGTTCAACGCGGACGGTACCACCGACAAGCCGATCCTGATCTGGTCGGGCGAGTGGCTAATGGATCTCGACGATTATCAGGCACTGCGCACAAAGACCAAGACGATCGACGGCGCTGAGTATCTCTTCGTCGAAAGTGGCAACTTCAACCGCAGAGACAAGCACGGCACGGAAGTCATGTGGCAGGTCTTTTCGCGGTAG
- a CDS encoding sulfatase-like hydrolase/transferase, with protein sequence MKTLTHLFICLLSSVASAIASDAARPNILIIFTDDQGYGDLGCFGSERHETPRMDQLAEEGTKFTSFYAQNVCGPSRSALLTGRYPHRSGGWGMPASEITWAELMQEVGYETICIGKWDVSDRRAIIDRMPLAQGFDYYFGPLGANDNGKVTFHENNEPAGGTDDMGSLTRLYTDKAIKYLEEKRDETKPFVLYLSHTMMHTDIDASERFRGTSEGGLYGDVVEEFDYETGRLLDTLDDLGLSENTLVIYTTDNGPWNQPAYTEKEKGHPPGSIFWGNSGPLRNGKGSCYEGGARVPCIIRWPGKVEAGATSSAIFATLDFLPTFAKIAGFKVPKDRIIDGADQTELLLGEKPKGNRNTFFYEAHINRWENTYTVNGMRFGKWKFLKAEHTVPGYCKDTDREEVVELYDLEVDIGETNNLADQHPEIVKRMQAELAAFWNANE encoded by the coding sequence ATGAAAACACTCACACACCTCTTTATCTGTCTCCTCAGCTCTGTCGCTTCCGCGATAGCGAGCGATGCGGCACGCCCCAATATCCTGATCATCTTCACCGACGACCAGGGCTACGGCGATCTCGGGTGCTTCGGGTCGGAGAGACATGAAACGCCCCGCATGGATCAACTGGCCGAAGAAGGAACCAAGTTTACCAGCTTCTACGCCCAGAATGTCTGCGGCCCGTCACGCTCGGCCCTGCTCACCGGCCGCTACCCGCATCGCAGCGGCGGCTGGGGCATGCCCGCCTCGGAAATCACCTGGGCCGAGCTCATGCAGGAGGTCGGCTACGAAACTATTTGTATCGGCAAATGGGACGTATCGGACCGCAGAGCCATTATTGACCGCATGCCCCTGGCACAGGGTTTCGACTACTACTTCGGTCCGCTCGGCGCCAATGACAACGGCAAAGTCACCTTTCACGAAAACAACGAGCCCGCCGGCGGAACAGACGACATGGGCAGCCTGACACGGCTCTACACGGACAAGGCCATCAAGTACCTTGAGGAGAAGCGTGATGAGACAAAGCCCTTTGTGCTCTATCTCTCGCACACCATGATGCACACGGATATCGACGCTTCGGAGCGCTTCCGCGGCACCTCGGAGGGCGGCCTCTACGGCGATGTCGTCGAAGAATTCGACTACGAAACCGGACGATTGCTAGACACTCTGGACGATCTGGGATTGTCAGAGAACACACTGGTCATCTACACCACTGACAACGGTCCATGGAATCAGCCTGCCTACACCGAGAAAGAGAAGGGGCATCCGCCAGGCTCCATCTTTTGGGGCAACAGCGGCCCGCTGCGCAACGGCAAGGGCTCCTGCTACGAGGGCGGTGCGCGAGTGCCCTGTATCATACGTTGGCCGGGCAAGGTTGAGGCTGGCGCCACATCCTCGGCGATCTTCGCCACTCTGGACTTCCTGCCTACCTTTGCGAAGATCGCAGGCTTTAAAGTCCCAAAGGACCGTATCATCGACGGTGCCGACCAGACCGAGCTACTGCTCGGGGAAAAGCCGAAAGGAAACCGAAACACCTTTTTCTACGAAGCCCACATCAACCGCTGGGAGAACACTTATACCGTCAACGGCATGCGTTTTGGAAAATGGAAATTTCTCAAAGCCGAACATACTGTCCCGGGCTACTGCAAAGATACCGACCGGGAGGAGGTTGTTGAGCTCTACGACCTGGAAGTCGATATCGGTGAAACCAACAACCTTGCCGACCAGCACCCCGAAATCGTCAAACGTATGCAGGCAGAATTGGCTGCCTTCTGGAATGCGAATGAATAA
- a CDS encoding sugar phosphate isomerase/epimerase family protein, translated as MSLKLHNAMWPGVVGKGEPDTEPAIGFDKMLDLTTAAIVNGAGYDGVDLFLFQPHMDVFSDADVERVAEAVQKRNLKIGSFVAPVWPGTVGASAMGSDEERKKFLEAIEISCKIGQRFKELGVRDYGCVRIDSATPTSEWAKDPGAGTKRIAETFKEAAKIAKDHGERLAAEGEICWGGMHSWKDMLQLLEMVGEPEAVGFQADLAHTYLYLLGYNAPEHKLLEPDHDEAAFKEAYQTMVGALGPWLFDFHVAQNDGTVFGSGSHDKTGRHCPADANDGKLDIVECSLAWLLDDNGQIRNGIEHICWDGCMFPNETLENPKTWTTILEVMQKVRTAVNG; from the coding sequence ATGAGCTTAAAATTACACAACGCGATGTGGCCCGGTGTGGTCGGTAAAGGAGAACCTGATACTGAACCGGCCATCGGTTTTGACAAAATGCTGGACCTGACCACGGCGGCCATCGTCAACGGAGCCGGCTACGACGGGGTCGACCTGTTCTTGTTTCAACCCCACATGGACGTCTTCAGTGATGCCGACGTCGAACGGGTGGCCGAAGCGGTGCAGAAACGAAATTTGAAGATCGGCAGCTTCGTGGCTCCCGTCTGGCCCGGCACGGTGGGTGCCAGTGCGATGGGCTCCGACGAGGAACGGAAGAAGTTCCTCGAGGCCATCGAGATCTCCTGCAAAATCGGGCAGCGCTTTAAGGAGCTGGGCGTGCGCGACTACGGCTGCGTGCGGATCGACTCGGCCACCCCGACGTCGGAGTGGGCTAAGGATCCCGGGGCCGGGACCAAACGCATCGCCGAAACTTTCAAGGAAGCCGCTAAAATCGCCAAGGACCACGGCGAGCGCCTGGCGGCGGAGGGCGAGATCTGCTGGGGCGGCATGCACTCCTGGAAGGACATGCTGCAGCTTCTGGAAATGGTCGGCGAGCCCGAGGCGGTTGGCTTTCAGGCGGATTTGGCGCATACCTACCTCTACCTGCTCGGCTACAACGCGCCCGAGCACAAGCTGCTTGAGCCGGACCACGATGAGGCCGCCTTCAAAGAAGCCTACCAGACTATGGTCGGGGCGCTTGGCCCCTGGCTCTTCGATTTCCATGTGGCCCAAAACGATGGCACTGTTTTCGGCAGCGGTAGCCACGATAAAACCGGGCGCCACTGCCCCGCGGATGCCAACGATGGTAAGCTGGATATTGTGGAATGCTCGCTCGCCTGGTTGCTCGATGATAACGGCCAGATTCGGAATGGAATCGAGCACATCTGCTGGGACGGTTGTATGTTCCCCAACGAAACCCTGGAGAATCCGAAAACCTGGACCACCATTCTCGAGGTGATGCAGAAGGTGCGGACGGCGGTGAATGGTTAG
- the corA gene encoding magnesium/cobalt transporter CorA has protein sequence MPVRKSFESAKEVASATSDVIAKTAGFFASTFVGIGRGIFQPLTNSTAVAPRAEPGAAPGIEQYLQAEDSSFTVSVSIIDYGEGYTEHHEFENIDDALHHPKPEKPHVRWININGLKPSAVDTVCKQYGFHTLSAEDVINTYQRPKLEVFDDHYFVVARQIQLVEDRLKNEQISFFLTRDTLISFQEVEGDVFDPVRRRLENKTGRFRIYKTDYLFYALLDSIVDHLFPLLEGYGAALEDLEYEILQNPVPELQQQLFAVKRDLSLLRRALWPLREVVDQLYRDESDIIHRDLKSFYRDVQDHSIQVIDLLETCRETASSLSDLYQSAVGNKMNETMKVLTIMASFFIPITFVAGVYGMNFEHIPELSWPYAYAAFWSVCISITAALAVYFWRKGWIGK, from the coding sequence ATGCCCGTGCGCAAATCCTTTGAGTCAGCCAAAGAAGTCGCCAGCGCGACGAGTGATGTTATTGCCAAGACTGCGGGCTTCTTTGCGTCGACATTCGTTGGGATAGGGCGAGGTATTTTTCAACCACTGACCAATTCGACTGCTGTTGCGCCACGCGCCGAACCGGGGGCCGCTCCCGGCATTGAACAATACCTGCAAGCCGAGGACAGCTCATTCACGGTCTCGGTCTCAATTATCGATTACGGCGAAGGCTACACCGAGCATCACGAATTTGAGAATATCGACGACGCGCTTCACCACCCCAAGCCGGAGAAGCCGCATGTGCGCTGGATTAATATCAACGGCCTGAAGCCAAGTGCTGTCGACACCGTCTGCAAGCAGTACGGCTTTCACACATTGTCGGCCGAAGACGTCATCAACACCTACCAGCGGCCCAAGTTGGAAGTTTTCGACGACCACTATTTTGTCGTGGCCCGGCAGATCCAGCTAGTCGAAGACCGACTCAAGAATGAGCAAATCAGCTTCTTTTTGACCCGGGACACCCTGATTTCCTTTCAGGAGGTCGAGGGTGACGTCTTCGACCCGGTTCGCCGCCGTCTGGAAAACAAGACCGGCCGGTTCCGGATCTACAAGACCGACTACCTCTTTTATGCACTGCTCGACTCCATCGTGGACCACCTATTTCCTCTATTGGAGGGCTACGGCGCTGCTCTGGAGGATCTGGAATATGAGATCCTTCAAAACCCCGTCCCCGAATTACAGCAGCAGCTTTTCGCCGTCAAACGGGACCTTTCACTTCTGCGCCGTGCTCTGTGGCCGCTCCGTGAAGTCGTTGACCAACTCTACCGCGACGAATCCGATATAATTCACCGTGATCTTAAGAGTTTCTATCGTGATGTTCAGGATCACAGCATTCAGGTCATCGACCTCCTCGAGACCTGCCGTGAAACCGCTTCCAGTTTGAGCGACCTCTACCAGTCCGCTGTCGGGAATAAGATGAACGAGACCATGAAGGTCCTGACCATCATGGCTTCCTTTTTCATCCCCATCACTTTCGTAGCCGGGGTTTACGGGATGAACTTCGAACACATTCCCGAGCTTAGCTGGCCCTATGCCTACGCGGCCTTCTGGAGCGTTTGCATCAGTATCACCGCAGCCCTGGCAGTCTACTTCTGGCGCAAGGGCTGGATCGGGAAATAG